In the Podospora pseudocomata strain CBS 415.72m chromosome 5, whole genome shotgun sequence genome, one interval contains:
- a CDS encoding hypothetical protein (COG:S; EggNog:ENOG503PEFR) yields MAMSKSVADQGRRQSVSWVGGDEWDPWRTTIQDLYQTQNLPLKDVMKVMEEEHGFRATQRMYKTRIKSWGLDKNFKECEVVELFRVRNERDRVGKRSTTYMIRGREVDWDRVQNYVRRKGLNITQLLASSAGTVSPCAREISCFTPPPEDGRPTGTRDVDVNLLRVSSPSSSSPSPSPPNSSNTNNLFPTTFPPISPAATPTTIHQPPQLPHPLDQINNPLRRPSYPFPAPPPPLPIVTPPPPPPLLPTLYPPQPPPPPPPLPSQYTTGTQLTISQSFQLFLSRLYKTTMFQDGERAWGTTDFFLRNMRSLEWLSTIRYALAINKSFLVDGLDGSEGSEEIKRFKAVNRAFAVLEPGSKGVIGSRMFYIVNFLGCFHAGPDGGALKELAGRLMEDIVVKCFRGGEGDRGGFGGDLRRVLSGGMGMRWRLTRWMS; encoded by the exons ATGGCCATGTCCAAGTCTGTTGCGGATCAAGGAAGACGCCAGTCTGTTAgctgggttggaggggatgaaTGGGACCCGTGGAGGACGACGATACAGGACCTATACCAGACGCAGAACCTACCGCTCAAGGATGTCATGAAggtcatggaggaggagcatggTTTCCGAGCAAC ACAACGAATGTACAAGACACGTATAAAATCCTGGGGTCTCGACAAGAACTTTAAGGAGTGCGAAGTGGTAGAGCTATTCCGTGTCCGAAATGAGCGTGACAGGGTCGGGAAGCGATCAACAACATACATGATCCGAGGTCGAGAAGTCGACTGGGACAGAGTGCAAAACTATGTCAGAAGAAAGGGGCTGAACATCACCCAGCTTCTCGCCTCCAGCGCCGGCACTGTCAGTCCATGCGCGAGGGAAATATCGTGTTttacaccacccccagaaGATGGGAGACCAACCGGCACTAGAGATGTGGATGTCAACTTACTGAGGgtatcctccccttcctcctcctcgccctccccatccccaccaaacagcagcaacaccaacaaccttttCCCCACAACCTTCCCCCCGATCTCTCCGgccgcaacaccaacaacaatccaccaaccccctcaactcccGCATCCTCTCGACCaaatcaacaaccccctccgccgACCCTCCTACCCCttcccagcaccaccacccccattaCCGATCGtaacccccccaccaccaccacccctcctcccaactctataccccccccaaccaccaccaccaccaccaccactcccatcaCAATACACCACGGGCACCCAGCTCACAATCTCCCAATCcttccaactcttcctctcccgcctctACAAAACAACAATGTTCCAAGACGGCGAACGAGCCTGGGGAACAACAGATTTCTTCCTCCGCAACATGCGGTCGCTGGAATGGCTTTCCACCATCCGGTACGCCCTCGCGATCAATAAATCTTTTCTCGTTGACGGGTTGGATGGAAGTGAGGGTAGTGAAGAAATTAAACGGTTCAAAGCTGTCAACCGCGCGTTTGCGGTCTTGGAACCGGGGAGTAAAGGCGTGATAGGGAGCAGGATGTTTTATATTGTTAACTTTCTCGGGTGCTTTCACGCTGGACCGGACGGGGGCGCGTTGAAAGAGCtggcggggaggttgatggaggacaTTGTTGTCAAATGTTTccgtgggggggagggagataggggggggtttgggggggatcTGAGACGGGTTTTAAGTGGGGGGATGGGCATGAGATGGAGGTTGACTCGGTGGATgagctga
- a CDS encoding hypothetical protein (EggNog:ENOG503NXIG; COG:S): MTDDNPRPFKKVLIVGAGPSGLLLALLLAKHSIPVKVLESASQLDQQPRAAHYGTPAIPEFIRAGIIDQLRANGLILSTMCWRDPDSHEIIAGFDASKVLSDVDGQDLRTHCYVLQDLDELMLKEVKKYGGEVEFDAEVVGVGQDEDGEVGGRAWVEVKRKGGEVEREEADYVVGCDGANSIVRRSLFGDQFPGFTWDAQIIATNTFYDFEGKFGWHDANFIVHPENFFMAARITKDNMYRITYGETPGLTREEYIARQPMKFQQMLPGHPKPDEYKIVNISPYKMHQRCAPKFRVGRILLAADAAHLCNPWGGLGITGGFVDVGGLFDCLVGIWENKAGEDILELYSEKRIEKWQTVINPISQENFRRVSDKDPRTRFERDEFMQLLKKGETDDVLLKDLLLGFMEVRYDFTQHYKVR, from the exons ATGACTGACGACAACCCCCGCCCCTTCAAGAAA GTTCTCATAGTAGGCGCCGGCCCctccggcctcctcctcgccctcctcctagCAAAGCACTCCATCCCCGTCAAAGTCCTCGAGTCCGCCTCCCAGCTCGACCAGCAACCCCGCGCAGCCCACTACGGcacccccgccatccccgaGTTCATCCGCGCCGGCATCATCGACCAGCTCCGCGCCAACGGCCTCATCCTCTCGACCATGTGCTGGCGCGATCCTGACAGCCATGAGATCATCGCCGGGTTTGACGCCTCCAAAGTCCTCAGTGATGTCGACGGCCAAGACCTGAGAACACACTGCTATGTCCTGCAGGATTTGGACGAGCTGATGCtgaaggaggtgaagaagtacggtggggaggtggagtttgatgccgaggttgtcggggttggtcaggatgaggatggcgaggtgggggggagggcgtgggtggaggtgaagaggaagggaggggaggtggagagggaggaggcggattatgtggttggttgtgatgggGCGAATAGTATTGTCAGGAGGAGCTTGTTCGGGGATCAGTTTCCTGGGTTTACTTGGGACGCGCAGATTATTGCTACTAAT ACGTTTTACGACTTTGAGGGAAAGTTTGGGTGGCATGATGCGAATTTCATCGTTCACCCGGAGAACTTCTTT ATGGCCGCCCGCATCACAAAAGACAACATGTACCGCATCACCTACGGCGAAACACCCGGCCTGACCCGGGAAGAGTACATCGCCCGTCAACCCATGAAATTCCAACAGATGCTCCCCGGCCACCCCAAGCCAGACGAGTACAAGATTGTCAATATTTCACCTTACAAGATGCACCAACGATGTGCCCCCAAATTCCGAGTTGGTCGCATCCTCCTAGCAGCAGACGCAGCCCATCTGTGTAACCCATGGGGAGGGCTGGGCATAACAGGTGGCTTTGTCGATGTTGGTGGCCTGTTTGACTGTCTTGTGGGGATATGGGAAAACAAGGCCGGTGAGGATATTCTGGAGCTGTACTCTGAGAAGAGGATTGAGAAGTGGCAGACTGTTATCAACCCCATTTCACAAGAGAACTTCAGGCGAGTGTCTGATAAGGATCCGAGGACGAGATTTGAGAGGGACGAGTTTATGcagctgttgaagaagggggagacggATGATGTTTTGTTGAAGGATTTGCTTCTCGGATTCATGGAGGTCAGGTACGACTTTACGCAGCATTATAAGGTCAGGTGA
- a CDS encoding hypothetical protein (COG:S; EggNog:ENOG503P88H) has translation MHFSQIIQFTLVLAGLACAAPQSNPLLETVMLSNGETTVAVQVEAMSPASTGPHIGGEILARGQLVSRQDSINCKGSSACSNRQGFKDSCTTAKNKIEDTTYASGGAKSGTCSGNCGIFVQGKDCIATGAVLRSAYNAIRNNGCQACGSAHWNNGCYITINYITGC, from the exons ATGCATTTCTCTCAGATCATCCAGTTCACCCTCGTCCTGGCCGGACTGGCCTGCGCCGCTCCTCagtccaaccccctcctcgagACCGTCATGCTCTCCAACGGCGAGACCACCGTGGCCGTCCAGGTCGAGGCGATGTCCCCTGCCAGCACCGGCCCCCATATCGGCGGCGAGATCCTCGCCCGCGGCCAGCTCGTCTCCCGCCAGGACTCGATCAACTGCAAGGGCAGCAGCGCGTGCAGCAACAGGCAAGGTTTCAAGGACAGCTGCACCACGGCCAAGAACAAGATCGAGGACACCACGTACGCGAGTGGTGGCGC TAAGAGCGGCACGTGCAGTGGAAACTGCGGCATATTTGTTCAGGGCAAGGATTGCATCGCGACCGGGGCTGTTCTGAGGAGCGCCTACAACGCAATCCGCAACAACGGATGCCAGGCTTGCGGGTCAGCCCACT GGAACAATGGTTGctacatcaccatcaactaTATCACCGGTTGCTGA
- a CDS encoding hypothetical protein (COG:O; EggNog:ENOG503P08N), whose product MASSEHPAVGCKTCAFFSEAILKTIRGEAVGENIIRLAASFDPKCATCKYTLDSFARLAPNSPLQLTCPMRLDCFPQKRFFFRTGCGCWDHSAYHLELLPSSELAPTSVHYKIIDADTIDISSLKRWPEYCEQHHEDCRPTPTQPPVTDMILIDVDEHRLVQFPGTPPKYTTLSYVWGVLPDILETRISNFSTLQLPSSLASPEILPRLPLTIQDAIKVTRDMGERYLWVDRLCIIQDDEANKAQQIASMASIYANSQFTIIAADGADANTGLHGVGSSRPFPDLPILEFSPECRMRPGPETEEARYFTTWHNRAWTFQERLLSRRSLVFFRGSVIWQCKCSVWVEGAAAEPDGMVVDETWRTEKKRPAHLAFDRHFIFELKTPKRPDFRYFEGLVRQYQRRRMTYQADGLRAFSGILDVLSRTYDGGFLHGMPKMFFDVAMLWEPQAGSKPRLVAPGSRELMFPSWSWASFQGSVANNLSDHTFGNNPSIELTPVVRWYHAPADEPISFVNLTPHLARMFKQGGVGGLDLKFFDVPTIDTGGLTVEKEKLGWLLHGSVSVASFRVQPEKEETSKLVRVAWEEEVAPFVNYHFVDSSGKIVGRLKVPFTREDPVLEKDTLCECIVISEGKAYYTRSKWLKEIYLPEWGLNEETRELEEFHFYNVLWVERREGIAYRRGCGTIWKEAWDRQNPEVRDIVLG is encoded by the coding sequence ATGGCCTCAAGCGAGCATCCGGCGGTTGGCTGCAAGACTTGCGCCTTCTTTTCAGAGGCCATTCTCAAGACCATTCGAGGAGAAGCAGTCGGTGAGAACATCATCAGACTCGCCGCAAGTTTCGATCCAAAATGTGCCACCTGCAAATACACCCTCGACTCCTTCGCTCGTCTAGCGCCAAACTCGCCCCTCCAACTGACCTGTCCTATGCGACTCGATTGCTTTCCCCAAAAGCGATTCTTCTTTCGAACCGGATGTGGTTGCTGGGACCACTCAGCCTATCACCTCGAGCTGCTTCCCTCATCAGAACTTGCTCCGACCTCAGTCCACTACAAGATCATCGACGCAGACACAATCGACATCAGCTCCCTCAAGCGATGGCCGGAATACTGCGAACAGCACCATGAAGACTGCCGACCCACCCCCACTCAACCACCCGTCACAGACATGATCCTAATCGACGTCGACGAGCACCGCCTCGTCCAGTTCCCCggcacccccccaaaatacACCACCCTCAGCTACGTCTGGGGCGTCCTCCCCGACATCCTCGAAACCCGCATCTCCAACTTTTCAActctccagctcccaagCTCTCTCGCTTCCCCAGAGATCCTCCCCCGGCTCCCACTGACAATCCAAGACGCCATCAAGGTCACGCGTGACATGGGCGAGCGCTACCTCTGGGTGGATAGACTCTGCATCATCCAAGACGACGAGGCCAACAAAGCCCAGCAAATCGCCTCCATGGCCTCCATCTACGCAAACTCCCAGTTCACCATCATTGCCGCTGACGGAGCCGATGCCAACACTGGTCTCCATGGCGTGGGCTCTTCCCGCCCCTTTCCGGACCTTCCAATCCTGGAGTTTTCTCCCGAGTGCCGGATGCGTCCGGGGCCGGAGACAGAGGAGGCGAGGTATTTCACCACGTGGCATAACAGAGCTTGGACGTTCCAAGAACGGttgctgtcgaggaggtcgcTCGTTTTTTTTAGGGGGAGCGTGATCTGGCAGTGCAAGTGCTCCGTCTGGGTTGAAGGGGCCGCCGCGGAGCcggatgggatggtggttgatgagacaTGGAGGAcggagaagaaaaggccGGCGCATCTGGCGTTTGATAGGCACTTCATCTTTGAGCTCAAGACCCCCAAGAGGCCCGACTTTCGCTATTtcgaggggttggtgaggcaGTATCaacggaggaggatgacgtaCCAAGCAGACGGTCTTCGGGCCTTTTCTGGGATTCTGGATGTCCTCAGCCGGACTTATGATGGTGGTTTTCTGCACGGGATGCCAAAGATGTTCTTCGACGTGGCCATGTTGTGGGAGCCTCAGGCGGGGTCAAAACCGAGGCTTGTCGCGCCGGGGAGCAGGGAGCTGATGTTTCCTAGCTGGTCGTGGGCTTCGTTCCAGGGGAGTGTGGCGAACAACTTGAGCGATCACACTTTTGGGAACAACCCTTCGATCGAGCTGACTCCGGTGGTCAGGTGGTATCATGCTCCTGCTGATGAGCCGATCAGCTTTGTCAATCTCACTCCGCATCTCGCTCGGATGTTCAAgcaagggggtgttggggggttggatttgAAGTTCTTTGATGTGCCGACGATTGATACAGGCGGGCTTacggtggagaaggagaagttggGTTGGCTTCTTCATGGGAGTGTTTCGGTGGCTTCTTTTCGGGTGCAGCCTGAGAAAGAAGAGACCAGCAAGCTGGTCAGGGTTGcgtgggaagaagaggtggcGCCGTTTGTGAACTACCATTTTGTGGATAGTTCTGGGAAAATAGTGGGCAGGTTGAAGGTTCCTTTCACGAGGGAGGATCCGGTTTTGGAAAAGGATACGCTGTGTGAGTGTATCGTGATATCGGAAGGGAAGGCATACTACACGAGGTCGAAGTGGCTCAAGGAGATATACCTGCCGGAATGGGGACTGAACGAGGAAACCCGtgagctggaggagttcCATTTTTACAATGTTTTGTGGGTTGAGCGGAGGGAGGGAATTGCATATCGAAGGGGATGTGGTACCATTTGGAAGGAGGCCTGGGATCGACAGAACCCAGAGGTGCGGGATATTGTCCTCGGTTGA